The Zingiber officinale cultivar Zhangliang chromosome 9A, Zo_v1.1, whole genome shotgun sequence genome window below encodes:
- the LOC122019527 gene encoding U-box domain-containing protein 4-like yields MEKMQNFMTAFSSSSPSCVASITRVVPPLVELVGECGGVTAKKALVVLGSLATLLKGREAVVATGGITVLMEATKTGPTTGREFAVHVLLQLATESPHIQGLLVGEGAIPPLVAMSQSVGIASQAVMLLGYLRELQY; encoded by the exons ATGGAGAAGATGCAGAATTTCATGAcagccttctcttcttcctctccttcgtgTGTCGCTTCCATCACTAGGGTTGTGCCTCCATTGGTGGAGCTGGTGGGGGAATGCGGTGGAGTCACAGCCAAGAAGGCACTTGTGGTGCTTGGAAGCCTAGCAACACTACTGAAGGGGAGGGAGGCGGTGGTGGCGACAGGTGGGATCACGGTGCTCATGGAGGCAACAAAAACAGGACCAACAACTGGGAGAGAATTCGCTGTGCATGTGCTGTTGCAGCTTGCCACCGAAAGCCCCCATATCCAAGGGCTCCTAGTGGGCGAAGGCGCAATTCCACCACTAGTTGCGATGTCGCAATCGG TCGGAATTGCTTCGCAAGCGGTGATGCTGCTGGGCTACTTGCGGGAACTACAGTACTAG
- the LOC122019526 gene encoding glycosyl hydrolase 5 family protein-like, translating into MVAEGLSKRPLDEISKAIGTMGFNCVRFTWPTFLATNHSLANLTVRQSFERLSALNSTDISLIERHNPALIDLPLIEAYQAVVSNLGDNNVMVILDNHISKPGWCCKKTDGNGFFGDTYFDPNVWLEGLHNMATLFRSHKNVIGMSLRNELRGPRQNVEDWFKYMEMGAEAVHAANKDVLVILSGLSFDIDLGFLSTRQVKVSFSSKLVFEVHWYSFSDGQAWGNGNPNDVCGRISGSVTNKAGFLLDRQFPLFLSEFGIDQRGVNERDNRYFSCALAYAADKDLDWALWTLQGSYYLREGVVELEETYGLLSLNWATVRNPTQLQRVRAIQQPFRGPGFSDVPPYKIIFHPLTGHCVTLDSSRRLTLAIGPCSQRWNFNDDQTLSLTTGSTSSCITAVGLGMPVALAECHRVTSSKWALLSSSHMHVSTKVAGGNATVCLDVGRDGRSLITNPCRCLGGDARCDPEGQWFKLVTSSRLIN; encoded by the exons ATGGTGGCAGAGGGGCTATCGAAGCGGCCTCTGGACGAGATATCGAAAGCAATAGGAACTATGGGGTTCAACTGCGTCCGATTCACCTGGCCGACGTTCCTCGCAACTAACCACTCCCTCGCCAACCTCACCGTCCGACAGTCCTTCGAGCGACTCAGCGCCCTGAATTCCACCGATATCTCATTAATCGAACGCCACAATCCAGCTCTCATCGACCTCCCTCTCATCGAAGCTTATCAG GCTGTAGTTTCAAATCTTGGAGACAACAATGTGATGGTGATATTGGACAACCACATAAGCAAGCCAGGGTGGTGCTGCAAGAAAACCGACGGTAATGGCTTCTTCGGAGACACCTACTTCGACCCGAACGTGTGGTTGGAAGGCCTACACAACATGGCCACTCTATTCAGATCGCATAAGAACGTGATCGGGATGAGCTTGAGGAACGAGCTGAGAGGACCGAGACAAAACgtggaagattggtttaagtacATGGAGATGGGAGCCGAGGCAGTGCATGCGGCCAACAAGGACGTGCTCGTCATCCTCTCCGGCCTTAGCTTTGACATCGACCTCGGCTTCCTGTCCACCAGGCAAGTGAAAGTGAGCTTTTCTAGCAAACTCGTGTTCGAGGTACACTGGTACTCCTTCTCCGACGGCCAGGCGTGGGGCAACGGCAACCCCAACGACGTCTGTGGGAGGATCTCCGGCAGCGTCACCAACAAGGCCGGCTTCCTGCTCGACCGCCAGTTTCCTCTGTTCCTTAGTGAGTTTGGGATTGACCAGAGGGGAGTGAATGAGAGGGACAACCGATATTTCAGCTGCGCCTTGGCATATGCTGCAGACAAGGACTTGGATTGGGCACTATGGACGTTGCAAGGGAGTTATTATCTCAGGGAAGGCGTCGTGGAGTTGGAGGAGACGTATGGCCTTCTCTCATTGAACTGGGCTACAGTTCGGAACCCAACCCAGTTGCAGAGGGTCCGAGCCATACAGCAACCTTTTCGAGGTCCAGGTTTCTCTGATGTTCCACCCTACAAGATTATCTTCCATCCCTTGACCGGCCACTGCGTCACACTCGACTCCTCTCGACGTCTCACCCTTGCAATAGGCCCTTGCAGCCAAAGGTGGAACTTCAATGACGACCAAACTTTGTCCCTGACGACAGGTTCAACGTCTTCCTGCATCACCGCCGTCGGGCTCGGGATGCCCGTCGCGTTGGCAGAATGCCACCGTGTGACGAGCTCCAAGTGGGCCCTTTTGTCCTCCTCTCACATGCACGTGTCCACCAAAGTTGCCGGCGGCAATGCTACTGTGTGCTTGGATGTCGGCCGCGACGGCAGGAGCTTGATCACGAATCCTTGCCGGTGCTTGGGTGGGGATGCGAGGTGTGACCCCGAGGGCCAGTGGTTTAAATTGGTCACCTCCTCCAGacttattaattaa